In Vibrio alginolyticus NBRC 15630 = ATCC 17749, the sequence CGAACACCAAATTCAGCATGAATCGTTAGTACGCAAGCTTTGATGTGCTCAATCACTTGCTCTAGCAATTGCGCTTGTTCACCAAGATCGTCATCTTCATCGATGCCTAATTTGGCAATCTCTTCTAGGTCAGCCAGTGCTTCTTTAGCGTCATCAGATGCTTTATTAAGCGCAACGCCTGCTAGACCTAACCCAGAAATAAAGTGGTTTACAAAGTCGGACACACTGTCGGCTAATGCGAATAAGCCTTCTTCGCCCGGCTCATCTGGCAATAGTAAAGACAGCTCCATTGATGTGCCAGTAAGCTCATTAACAGTAACGTTGAATATGCTCTGAGCAAAAGTGAGTGCTGTCGAGGGCCACCCCATCCCATCATTGGTGTAGTCAAAAAGAATCGGCTGCCAAGTTTGATCATTGATCGCCAATCCACCACTTAACATGCCAACAAATAAGCCATGTAACTCCGCCGGTGTCACAGCCAGGCTTGCCGATTGCAGTTCAGCAGCAATAGATTGGTATTCAGGAAGGGTGATTTCACTCATAACTTGGCTCATTCTTGCGTAATAATGTATTGGTATATCCTACCATCAAGGTTAGTGGTCTGAAACGGCTATCAAATTCAATTTTGGACAGCATTTGTTCAATTTGCCCAATTCCTGTGTGATCTCGTCATCATTTCTCTTTCTGTGATGGGAAATGCTTGAATCTTAATAGCGGTTTTCCTATAGTTTGCTCCTCGGTAGTTGTATGAAGCAACACCTTAGATAGCGCGAATATAGAGTTTATTCATCATGAGCAATCAAGCGATCGACGTTGAAATATTAGGCAAACTTACACGTGTGAATTGTCCGACAGGACAAGAAGAGTCTCTTGTTGCAGCGGCAAAAGATCTGGATCGCCGATTGAAAGAAATGAGCGAACGTACTAAGGTAACCAATGAAATCCAACTGCTGACCTTTGCTGCATTGAATATTTGCTATGAGTTGCACACCAAGTCATACGAATCCAATGGTCAACAGCAAGAAATTACTGAGCGAATGGAAAAGCTCACCGCGTCTTTAGAGAACGCACTAAGCAAAGTTACGCAAGGACAGCAGTAAATACAAAATTTACCCTGGGGTGTGCGTCAGCAGGATTTAAGTCCCTGAGCCGATAAGCAATACCTAAGGGTTAGTATTTGGTAACTATTGAGCAAGCTCGGCATGCACCGAGAAGCCTACGGTTGTCATTGCTGATCCGCCTTGAACCAGCTGGTTCAAGGGCCACAATCCTCAACGGCACCCTGGGGTATTCTCTCTATGTCAGACCTCTCTCGACAAGACTTCCGCAAACTGATTCGTGAAAAGCGCAACGCTCTGTGCAGTGATACGCAATACCAAGCGGGAATCGACCTTATTACTCAATTTTCCCAACTTCCTGAAATCGATCAGGCGCAACATATTGCCATCTACCTTTCTGCAGACGGTGAGCTTGATACTAAACCGCTCATTGAATGGTTATGGCAACAGGGAAAATCGGTTTATCTGCCCGTCATCCATCCCTTTTCTAAAGGTCAGTTACTGTTTCTTCAGTATATAAGTGATGAACAGCTCGTCTACAACAAGTACGGCATCTTAGAGCCCAAGCTCGATATCAGACACCTCAAACCCGTTCGCCAGCTTGATTTAATCTGCACGCCTTTAGTTGGGTTCGACAGTATCGGACACCGCTTAGGCATGGGCGGAGGGTACTACGATCGTACTCTATCACGTTGGTTTATAACTGGAGAGGGAGCTAAACCTGTTGGTATCGCTCATGACTGCCAACATGTAGAACGCTTACCAATTGAAAGCTGGGATATTCCATTACCTAAGATCGTGACCCCAAGCCAAATATGGCAATGGGAAAGTGACAAGTAAGCCGCTATAATCACGCCCGCAAACGTTAACGAACATCTATTCAGGAGATTGGCATGACTCAAGATGAAATGAAAAAAGCGGCTGGTTGGGCAGCACTAAAATATGTTGAGAAAGGCAGCATTGTCGGTGTTGGTACTGGCTCTACCGTGAATCACTTCATCGATGCACTAGGCACTATCAAAGATGATATTAAAGGTGCAGTGTCTAGCTCTGTCGCTTCAACTGAGCGCCTTAAAGAGCTTGGTATTGAAGTATACGAGTGTAACGATGTAATGAAGCTGGATGTGTATGTTGATGGCGCAGATGAGATCAACCCAGCACGTGAAATGATCAAAGGCGGCGGCGCGGCTCTGACTCGTGAGAAAATTGTCGCAGCAATCTCTGATAAGTTCGTATGTATCGTTGACGGCACTAAAGCAGTTGACGTACTTGGCCAGTTCCCATTGCCTGTTGAAGTAATCCCAATGGCACGCTCTTACGTGGCTCGTGAATTGGTAAAACTAGGTGGTGACCCAGCTTACCGTGAAGGCGTTGTGACTGACAACGGCAACGTGATTCTGGATGTGCACAATATGCAAATTACCAACCCGAAAGAAATGGAAGACAAAATAAACGGCATCGCTGGTGTGGTGACTGTGGGTCTTTTCGCTCATCGTGGTGCAGACGTAGTGATCACCGGCACACCAGAAGGTGCAAAAATTGAAGAATAAATAACAGCCCAAAATGAACCTATCTGGTTCACTTTTCTGTTATTTCATTACATACGGTGCTGCAAGGCACCGTTTTTTATTCCTTTCTATAAGAAAATTATCTCTTATTCCGTAATTTTCTTACCCAAAGCAATTTTTTTTGTTACTTTATTGAACAGAAGACGCACAGGGAAACGTTTGTCTTCCTACAAAACTGTTAATTATCCCCTTTTTAATAGTTTTGTCCAATGTGCGCCACATTAGCCCACCTTTCCATTTTAAGGACGAGAAAAAATGGCCAAAGTTTCACTGGAAAAAGAAAAGATTAAGATCCTCTTGTTAGAGGGACTCCACCCTTCTTCAGTTGAAGTTCTTCAAGCAGCTGGTTATACCAACATTGAATACCATAAAGGTTCCCTTCCGGAAGAAGAACTAATTGAAGCGGTAAAAGACGTGCACTTCATTGGTATCCGCTCCCGTACGAACCTATCCGAAGAGGTAATCAATGCGGCGAACAAGCTGGTTGCAATTGGCTGTTTTTGTATTGGTACTAACCAAGTAAACCTAGATGCAGCAGCAAAACGCGGTATTCCTGTCTTTAATGCACCATTCTCTAACACTCGAAGCGTGGCAGAGCTTGTACTTGGGCAAATCCTTTTACT encodes:
- a CDS encoding YecA/YgfB family protein, with translation MSEITLPEYQSIAAELQSASLAVTPAELHGLFVGMLSGGLAINDQTWQPILFDYTNDGMGWPSTALTFAQSIFNVTVNELTGTSMELSLLLPDEPGEEGLFALADSVSDFVNHFISGLGLAGVALNKASDDAKEALADLEEIAKLGIDEDDDLGEQAQLLEQVIEHIKACVLTIHAEFGVRPESSDKKPTIH
- a CDS encoding cell division protein ZapA encodes the protein MSNQAIDVEILGKLTRVNCPTGQEESLVAAAKDLDRRLKEMSERTKVTNEIQLLTFAALNICYELHTKSYESNGQQQEITERMEKLTASLENALSKVTQGQQ
- a CDS encoding 5-formyltetrahydrofolate cyclo-ligase, producing the protein MSDLSRQDFRKLIREKRNALCSDTQYQAGIDLITQFSQLPEIDQAQHIAIYLSADGELDTKPLIEWLWQQGKSVYLPVIHPFSKGQLLFLQYISDEQLVYNKYGILEPKLDIRHLKPVRQLDLICTPLVGFDSIGHRLGMGGGYYDRTLSRWFITGEGAKPVGIAHDCQHVERLPIESWDIPLPKIVTPSQIWQWESDK
- the rpiA gene encoding ribose-5-phosphate isomerase RpiA; this encodes MTQDEMKKAAGWAALKYVEKGSIVGVGTGSTVNHFIDALGTIKDDIKGAVSSSVASTERLKELGIEVYECNDVMKLDVYVDGADEINPAREMIKGGGAALTREKIVAAISDKFVCIVDGTKAVDVLGQFPLPVEVIPMARSYVARELVKLGGDPAYREGVVTDNGNVILDVHNMQITNPKEMEDKINGIAGVVTVGLFAHRGADVVITGTPEGAKIEE